A DNA window from Fibrobacter succinogenes contains the following coding sequences:
- a CDS encoding TolB family protein, with the protein MSPGETWNRNGDKSILQVFDIETGEAKILKEFDCVIEAPNWSADGTFLTYNSNGRIYKFEIATGEVTEIESHYVDNCNNDHVLDPDGSGIYVSHHTKEDGLSRIYKIYFDGREPRLVTPLAPSYLHGITPDGKTLAYCAERNGSYDIYTISAAGGNETRLTTAFGLNDGPEYDCNGEYIWFNSERSGRMQAFCMKADGSEQTQMTHDLHWNTWFPHISPDCQKVVMVAYTETDVRPGEHVPNKNVELRLMRRANPADSWSVPETILKLFGGQGTINVNSWAPDSRRFAFVSYIHGDNPSK; encoded by the coding sequence ATTTCTCCGGGTGAAACGTGGAACCGCAATGGTGACAAGTCTATTTTGCAAGTCTTTGATATTGAAACTGGTGAAGCGAAAATCCTCAAGGAGTTTGATTGCGTTATTGAAGCGCCAAACTGGAGCGCCGATGGAACTTTCCTTACGTACAACAGCAATGGACGCATTTACAAATTTGAAATCGCGACGGGCGAGGTGACGGAAATTGAAAGTCATTATGTGGACAACTGCAATAACGACCACGTTCTTGACCCTGATGGCAGCGGCATTTACGTGAGCCACCACACAAAAGAAGACGGGCTTTCGCGTATTTACAAGATTTACTTTGACGGCCGCGAACCGCGCTTAGTGACGCCTCTTGCGCCAAGCTACTTGCATGGCATTACGCCGGACGGCAAGACTCTTGCCTATTGCGCAGAACGAAACGGAAGTTACGATATCTACACGATTTCTGCGGCGGGCGGTAACGAGACTCGCCTTACGACTGCGTTTGGATTGAATGACGGCCCTGAGTACGATTGCAATGGTGAATATATTTGGTTTAATTCCGAACGCTCGGGACGTATGCAGGCTTTCTGCATGAAGGCGGATGGCTCCGAACAAACGCAGATGACCCATGACTTGCATTGGAATACGTGGTTCCCGCATATTTCTCCTGACTGTCAAAAGGTCGTGATGGTCGCATACACGGAAACGGATGTGCGCCCTGGTGAACATGTTCCAAATAAAAACGTGGAACTGCGTTTGATGCGTCGCGCAAATCCCGCAGATTCTTGGTCCGTTCCCGAAACAATCCTTAAACTTTTCGGTGGGCAAGGAACAATTAATGTCAATTCCTGGGCCCCCGATAGCAGACGCTTCGCTTTTGTAAGCTACATTCACGGTGACAACCCATCCAAATAA
- a CDS encoding ketopantoate reductase family protein, whose protein sequence is MNQIKSVAVVGLGAVGAVVAEQLLSVLGNKLYCVMDAERKARYQASGIVINGKKAEFNFVTPDEVPVVDLVIFATKNLQFNEALEEAKNAVGPNTALLSLLNGVHSETEIERVYGAEKTLYGFIVNLQSINKHGNIDCAGRGIILFGEKDNRRSERVEAIHQLFEDAHIVHKIPENIRLEMWKKLLMNTVFNSIGAICRSTFAGFNFPVMQSLVRKIGNEVIQVANAEGFALTNEDLEENLRLTCNYTPLGKCSMLQDIEAGRKTENAYFCGTISKLGKAHGIPTPYCEFLGELIEGTELARELQKKLS, encoded by the coding sequence ATGAATCAAATCAAGTCTGTTGCAGTTGTAGGTCTCGGGGCTGTCGGTGCCGTTGTGGCAGAACAGCTCTTGAGCGTTCTCGGAAACAAACTTTATTGCGTGATGGACGCCGAACGCAAGGCGCGCTACCAGGCAAGCGGAATCGTCATCAACGGGAAAAAGGCAGAATTCAACTTTGTCACGCCGGACGAAGTCCCGGTCGTTGACCTTGTGATTTTTGCGACCAAGAATTTGCAATTCAACGAAGCGCTCGAAGAAGCGAAAAATGCGGTCGGTCCGAACACGGCTTTGCTTTCACTCTTGAACGGCGTGCATTCCGAAACAGAAATCGAGCGTGTTTACGGTGCTGAAAAGACTTTGTACGGATTCATCGTTAATTTGCAGTCTATCAACAAGCACGGGAACATTGACTGCGCGGGTCGCGGCATCATCCTCTTTGGCGAAAAAGACAACCGCCGTTCCGAACGCGTCGAAGCCATCCACCAGCTTTTCGAAGATGCACACATCGTCCACAAGATTCCAGAAAACATCCGTTTAGAAATGTGGAAAAAGCTCTTGATGAACACCGTATTCAATTCGATCGGAGCGATTTGCCGTTCCACATTTGCAGGATTCAATTTCCCAGTGATGCAATCGCTTGTGCGTAAAATCGGAAACGAAGTGATTCAAGTGGCAAACGCCGAAGGCTTTGCGCTCACGAACGAAGACCTCGAAGAAAACTTGCGACTCACCTGCAACTACACGCCGCTCGGCAAGTGTTCCATGTTGCAAGACATTGAGGCCGGGCGCAAAACGGAGAACGCCTATTTCTGCGGGACCATCAGCAAGCTCGGAAAAGCACACGGGATCCCAACGCCCTACTGCGAATTCTTAGGCGAACTCATCGAAGGCACTGAACTCGCACGAGAATTGCAAAAGAAGCTGTCATAA
- a CDS encoding (deoxy)nucleoside triphosphate pyrophosphohydrolase has product MKSIEVVAGVIKDGGRIFATQRGYGDQKGGWEFPGGKMEPGETPEQALVRELKEELDVEVSVGEKICTVEYDYPKFHLTMRCFYCSLAAGCKPKLLEHEAAKWLDRENLNSVNWLPADVEVVKYL; this is encoded by the coding sequence ATGAAATCTATAGAAGTTGTTGCGGGAGTCATTAAAGACGGTGGCCGCATTTTTGCAACGCAACGCGGGTATGGCGACCAGAAAGGTGGCTGGGAATTTCCGGGCGGCAAGATGGAACCGGGTGAGACTCCGGAACAGGCGCTTGTTCGCGAATTGAAAGAAGAGCTCGATGTCGAAGTGAGTGTTGGCGAAAAGATCTGCACGGTGGAATACGATTATCCTAAATTCCATTTGACAATGCGTTGCTTTTATTGCTCGCTTGCCGCAGGCTGCAAACCGAAACTTCTGGAACACGAAGCCGCCAAATGGCTTGACCGCGAAAATCTTAATTCCGTGAATTGGCTCCCCGCCGACGTGGAAGTCGTGAAATACCTTTAG
- a CDS encoding glutathione peroxidase, with protein sequence MNIYDFTLTDGKGNEVPLANYKGKVMLIVNTATGCGFTPHYKPIEQMYADFHDKGFEVIDIPCNQFKGQTPGTDEEIREFCTLHYGTEFPQMKKSDVNGPNELPLYTYLKSQKGFEGFGTGIKAAAMALFVKSIDKDYKNNPDIKWNFTKFVIDRKGNVVARFEPTIKMENVRAYIEKLL encoded by the coding sequence ATGAACATCTACGATTTCACCCTGACCGACGGAAAAGGAAACGAAGTCCCACTCGCCAACTACAAAGGCAAAGTGATGCTCATCGTGAACACGGCAACAGGTTGCGGATTCACCCCGCACTACAAGCCGATTGAACAAATGTACGCCGATTTCCACGACAAGGGATTCGAAGTCATCGACATTCCCTGCAACCAGTTCAAAGGCCAAACACCAGGAACCGATGAAGAAATACGTGAATTCTGTACCCTCCATTACGGAACGGAATTTCCGCAGATGAAAAAGTCCGATGTGAACGGTCCGAACGAGCTCCCGCTCTACACGTACTTGAAATCGCAAAAAGGATTCGAAGGATTTGGAACCGGGATAAAAGCAGCGGCAATGGCTTTGTTCGTGAAAAGCATCGATAAGGATTACAAAAATAATCCCGACATCAAGTGGAATTTCACAAAATTCGTCATCGACCGCAAAGGGAACGTTGTAGCGCGTTTTGAGCCAACAATCAAGATGGAAAACGTACGCGCCTACATAGAAAAACTACTTTAG
- a CDS encoding MarR family winged helix-turn-helix transcriptional regulator, whose amino-acid sequence MSYPQLKLENQLCFPLYAVSKEITRRYAPFLEPLDLTYTQYIVMLVLWEEKKCNVTELGKKLYLDSGTLTPLLKKLESKGYIKRSREESDERCLSVSLTYDGEKLQHKAASVPKSMTSCVNLSLDEAKQLYSTLYKILEGFKDNA is encoded by the coding sequence ATGAGTTACCCTCAATTAAAACTAGAAAACCAACTATGCTTTCCGCTATACGCCGTGTCCAAGGAAATCACTCGGCGTTATGCGCCATTTCTTGAGCCGCTCGATCTCACATACACGCAATACATCGTAATGCTTGTGCTATGGGAAGAGAAAAAATGCAACGTCACAGAGCTCGGGAAAAAGCTTTACCTCGATTCAGGAACACTTACCCCGCTCCTAAAAAAGTTAGAAAGCAAAGGTTACATCAAGCGCTCTCGCGAAGAATCCGATGAGCGTTGCCTTTCTGTAAGCCTCACCTATGACGGCGAAAAGTTGCAACACAAAGCAGCAAGCGTCCCCAAGTCAATGACAAGTTGTGTAAATTTGTCGCTAGACGAAGCCAAACAGCTATACAGCACGCTCTACAAAATTTTGGAAGGCTTCAAGGACAATGCATGA
- a CDS encoding low molecular weight protein-tyrosine-phosphatase produces MIKILFVCHGNICRSPMAEFVMKKLIRDLPAVGKREISSSTKLEVETDTALSTADFEIASAATSTEEIGNPVYPPARHMLAKHGIDCSGKTARQMTTADYEHYDYIVLMDQNNLRNLRWILPRDIYERETSAVASNDTPRKVSLLMDWAGKSRDVADPWYTGDFEATWRDVNEGCKAMLKAICK; encoded by the coding sequence ATGATTAAAATTTTATTCGTATGTCACGGGAACATATGCCGTAGCCCCATGGCTGAATTTGTAATGAAAAAATTGATACGCGATTTGCCTGCAGTAGGAAAGCGCGAAATTAGTTCGTCCACAAAACTTGAAGTCGAGACGGACACAGCGCTTTCTACCGCGGACTTCGAAATCGCCTCAGCCGCCACAAGCACCGAAGAAATCGGGAATCCAGTTTACCCGCCAGCAAGGCATATGCTCGCCAAACACGGCATCGACTGCAGCGGCAAAACGGCACGGCAAATGACAACTGCCGACTACGAGCATTATGACTACATTGTGCTCATGGACCAGAACAATCTGCGGAATCTCCGCTGGATTTTGCCTCGTGACATTTACGAACGCGAAACTAGCGCCGTTGCCAGCAACGACACGCCCCGCAAAGTTTCTCTCTTAATGGATTGGGCAGGCAAAAGCCGCGACGTAGCGGACCCTTGGTACACCGGCGATTTCGAAGCTACATGGCGTGATGTGAACGAAGGTTGCAAGGCCATGCTCAAAGCTATTTGCAAATAA
- a CDS encoding alpha/beta hydrolase, whose amino-acid sequence MKKITVAVCLTAVISAFAQWGGGMGGGFGGPQSGNDKLEYSEKFADVNYVGDGKTYHAMDIYLPKGDKDLYPVVVHTYGSAWSMNNSKGSADLNTICAALLKAGYAVVTPNHRSASDAIYPAQLHDLKAVVRYLRGNASKYKIDTSFIAMSGFSSGGHLSSLVATTCGLKEGKSGSVTVDLEGDLGSFTSFSSCIDAATLWSPPTDIYTMNPINNFMGSGTYEGAFIGAEREGNKDKWMVASSPYYASEGDAPTILFHGTADQIVNPEQSKELYDSLQKYKVKSELVSVPGGTHGGNEMYSSENLGKMTSFFDEVRKAKAEKADSSSDETTRFIANKNVSHFDVKLEGNKLRVYGTETCRYKIYSVDGAYASRGLFQNQLDLSDLSPGIYGIVVTLPSGEQKNLKFVRK is encoded by the coding sequence ATGAAAAAAATTACTGTGGCGGTATGCCTTACCGCCGTTATTTCTGCATTCGCCCAGTGGGGCGGTGGTATGGGCGGTGGCTTTGGTGGCCCGCAATCTGGCAACGATAAGCTGGAGTATTCCGAAAAATTTGCTGATGTAAACTACGTCGGCGATGGAAAAACCTATCACGCAATGGATATTTACTTGCCTAAAGGGGACAAGGATTTGTATCCGGTGGTGGTTCATACTTACGGCAGTGCTTGGAGTATGAATAATTCTAAAGGCTCGGCGGATTTAAATACAATTTGCGCGGCGCTCCTTAAGGCGGGCTATGCGGTTGTCACACCGAACCATCGATCGGCAAGCGATGCTATTTATCCTGCTCAGCTACATGATCTCAAGGCGGTGGTGCGGTATTTGCGCGGAAACGCAAGTAAGTATAAAATAGACACGTCGTTTATTGCTATGTCTGGATTTTCATCAGGAGGTCACCTTTCAAGTCTCGTTGCTACGACCTGCGGCTTAAAAGAAGGTAAGTCGGGCTCTGTGACTGTAGATTTGGAAGGTGACCTTGGAAGTTTTACTTCGTTCAGCAGTTGTATTGATGCCGCTACGCTTTGGTCTCCTCCGACAGATATTTACACCATGAACCCAATTAATAACTTTATGGGCTCGGGAACATACGAGGGAGCCTTTATTGGAGCAGAGCGCGAAGGCAATAAGGATAAATGGATGGTGGCGAGTTCGCCGTATTATGCCAGTGAAGGTGATGCTCCGACAATATTGTTCCATGGAACGGCTGATCAAATTGTGAATCCGGAGCAAAGCAAGGAACTTTATGACTCTTTGCAAAAGTACAAGGTGAAAAGTGAGCTTGTTTCAGTGCCGGGCGGAACTCACGGTGGAAATGAAATGTATTCGAGTGAAAACTTGGGTAAGATGACTTCTTTTTTTGATGAAGTTCGAAAAGCCAAGGCGGAAAAAGCGGATTCTTCATCGGATGAAACGACACGATTTATTGCAAATAAGAATGTTTCTCATTTTGATGTGAAACTAGAAGGAAATAAATTGCGTGTATATGGAACTGAAACATGCCGTTATAAAATCTATTCTGTTGATGGTGCATATGCTTCTAGGGGGCTATTCCAAAACCAGTTAGATTTGTCGGATTTATCGCCAGGAATTTATGGCATTGTTGTTACCCTGCCGTCTGGTGAACAAAAAAATCTGAAGTTTGTTAGAAAATAG